A single genomic interval of Arachis duranensis cultivar V14167 chromosome 7, aradu.V14167.gnm2.J7QH, whole genome shotgun sequence harbors:
- the LOC107458691 gene encoding pentatricopeptide repeat-containing protein At2g06000 has translation MLTNPSAAVQASKVALVHSCAHARRRSAPIPLKEKGLIIRPEICLTYDVLLRSLCQAGLHNSATLIYNCMKSDGKLPESKLLGFLVSSYALANRFDMSRELLAESHSNKAPVNAIVYNSLLNVLVNQKKLDDAVCLLMELMRLQCHLETFTFNIVMRGLCRAGEINEAFKFLNDMISYGCQPDIVTYNTLIHGLCINNKVDKARDLLKDVSSKTDFAPNVVGYTTIISGYCKLGKIAEGTSLFDEMVESGIRPNTFTYNVLIHGFAKMGDMASAVAMHDSMLFHGCPPDVVTFTSLIDGYCRAGQVNHGLDLWHEMIARNISPNLYTFSVLTNALCKSNRLQEAHDILRLLKQSEIVPQPFIYNPVIDGYCKSGNVDEANAIVLEMEKCKPDKLTYTILIVGYCMKGRTREAIGIFYKMLEAGCSPDDITVKTLCSCLLKAGMPREAAHIRKILFENQSLGLSLERSYNENINADMPILVY, from the exons ATGCTCACAAACCCTTCTGCTGCTGTGCAAGCTTCCAAGGTAGCCCTTGTGCATAGTTGTGCTCATGCTCGCCGAAGATCTGCTCCCATTCCACTTAAGGAGAAAGGGCTGATCATAAGACCTGAGATTTG CTTGACTTATGATGTGCTATTAAGATCCCTTTGTCAAGCAGGCCTTCACAATTCAGCAacattaatatataattgtatGAAATCTGATGGGAAATTGCCTGAGAGTAAGCTGTTAGGATTTTTGGTTTCTTCTTATGCACTGGCAAACAGATTTGATATGTCAAGGGAATTACTTGCTGAATCTCATTCCAATAAGGCACCTGTGAATGCTATTGTTTATAATAGCTTGTTGAATGTATTGGTAAATCAAAAGAAATTAGATGATGCTGTTTGTTTACTCATGGAGCTTATGAGATTGCAATGTCATCTAGAGACCTTCACTTTCAACATTGTAATGCGAGGTTTGTGCAGAGCTGGGGAAATCAATGAAGCTTTTAAGTTTCTCAATGATATGATTAGCTATGGTTGTCAACCTGATATAGTTACATATAACACTCTTATACATGGTTTATGTATAAATAACAAAGTCGATAAAGCACGCGATCTACTAAAAGATGTTTCTTCAAAAACTGATTTTGCCCCCAATGTTGTAGGTTATACAACAATAATATCTGGTTATTGCAAACTGGGTAAGATAGCAGAGGGAACTTCTCTTTTTGATGAAATGGTTGAATCTGGAATTAGGCCTAATACATTTACTTATAATGTGCTTATTCATGGCTTTGCTAAGATGGGTGACATGGCTTCTGCAGTAGCCATGCATGACAGTATGCTTTTTCACGGTTGTCCCCCTGATGTTGTTACCTTCACCTCGCTAATTGATGGATATTGCCGAGCTGGGCAGGTGAATCATGGCTTGGACCTGTGGCATGAAATGATTGCAAGAAATATTTCTCCGAATTTGTATACATTCTCTGTGCTTACTAATGCACTATGCAAGAGCAATAGGCTACAAGAAGCTCATGACATTTTGAGGCTATTGAAGCAAAGTGAAATTGTTCCACAGCCCTTTATCTATAATCCTGTTATTGATGGATATTGCAAATCTGGGAATGTTGATGAGGCTAATGCAATTGTACTAGAAATGGAGAAGTGCAAACCTGATAAGTTGACATATACCATTCTTATTGTTGGATATTGTATGAAGGGAAGAACACGTGAAGCAATTGGCATCTTTTACAAGATGTTGGAAGCTGGTTGTTCCCCAGATGACATTACTGTTAAAACTTTATGCTCCTGTCTTTTGAAGGCTGGAATGCCTCGTGAGGCTGCTCATATTAGGAAAATTCTATTTGAGAACCAAAGCTTGGGCTTGTCACTGGAAAGATCttataatgaaaatataaatgcaGATATGCCAATTCTGGTTTATTGA